In Erythrobacter litoralis HTCC2594, a single genomic region encodes these proteins:
- a CDS encoding replicative DNA helicase, translated as MDDQDLLVRSDADSDTQDGGGKAHTRRLPANVEAEAAFLGAVLIDNRVVEDLPIAIRPDHFFASIHQRIYDRILTLLDRSATASPVTLKPYFDGDEELKELGGTTYLAKLTADGQGLLAARDLAQQIYDLALLRELVTVGRTLVEGALDTSDEVEPLRQIELAESSLYKVAEGASSGSEAKDFRTAAMTAIKMVEAAMNSGGGLSGKTSGIAVIDDKTAGLHNSDLIILAGRPGMGKSSLAMNIAFNCAEEHLKFQRDGGPHNYGAPTAFFSLEMSADQLATRILAEQAEISSEALRSGDMDARDFQRLAMASQKLSELPLYIDDTPALTIAGLRARARRLKRRHDIGLIVVDYLQLLQGSGRANDNRVNEISEISRGLKTLAKELECPVIALSQLSRAVEQREDKRPMLSDLRESGSIEQDADMVWFIYRADYYHEAIRPDMPNPDGSSSPDVEEKYRIWEERYLELKNKATLMVAKQRHGSTGNVPLHFQSEFTKFTSPVMKDYSSWGEG; from the coding sequence ATGGACGATCAGGACCTACTCGTCCGCAGCGATGCGGACAGCGACACGCAAGACGGCGGAGGCAAGGCGCATACCCGCCGTCTCCCGGCCAATGTCGAGGCCGAGGCGGCGTTTCTAGGCGCAGTCCTGATCGACAACCGCGTGGTCGAAGACCTGCCCATTGCGATTCGGCCCGATCATTTCTTCGCATCGATCCACCAGCGCATCTACGACCGCATCCTGACCTTGCTCGATCGCAGTGCGACGGCGAGTCCGGTTACGCTCAAGCCTTATTTCGACGGCGATGAGGAGCTGAAGGAACTCGGCGGGACAACCTACCTCGCCAAGCTTACGGCCGATGGGCAAGGCCTCCTCGCCGCGCGCGATCTCGCCCAGCAAATCTACGATCTTGCGTTGTTGCGCGAGCTGGTGACGGTCGGGCGCACACTGGTGGAGGGCGCGCTCGATACGTCCGACGAAGTCGAGCCGCTGCGGCAGATCGAACTGGCCGAAAGCTCGCTCTACAAGGTCGCCGAGGGCGCCAGCAGCGGCAGCGAAGCCAAGGATTTCAGGACCGCGGCGATGACCGCGATCAAGATGGTCGAAGCGGCGATGAATTCGGGCGGCGGCCTGTCGGGCAAGACCAGCGGCATCGCCGTGATCGACGACAAGACCGCCGGCCTGCACAATTCGGACCTTATCATCCTCGCCGGGCGTCCGGGCATGGGCAAGAGCTCGCTCGCCATGAATATCGCGTTCAATTGCGCGGAAGAGCATCTCAAGTTCCAGCGCGATGGCGGTCCGCACAATTACGGCGCGCCGACAGCCTTCTTCAGCCTGGAAATGAGCGCCGACCAGCTCGCCACGCGTATCCTCGCCGAGCAGGCCGAGATATCCTCCGAGGCGCTGCGCAGCGGCGACATGGACGCGCGCGATTTCCAGCGGCTGGCCATGGCGAGCCAGAAACTGTCCGAATTGCCGCTCTATATCGACGACACGCCTGCCCTCACCATTGCCGGGCTGAGAGCGCGCGCGCGGCGGCTCAAGCGGCGGCACGATATCGGCTTGATCGTGGTCGACTATCTGCAGCTGCTGCAAGGCTCGGGCCGGGCCAACGACAACCGCGTGAACGAAATTTCGGAGATCAGCCGGGGCCTCAAAACGCTCGCCAAGGAGCTCGAATGCCCGGTAATCGCGCTCTCGCAGCTCAGCCGTGCGGTCGAGCAACGCGAAGACAAGCGCCCGATGCTGTCCGACCTGCGTGAATCCGGCTCGATCGAGCAGGATGCCGACATGGTCTGGTTCATCTACCGCGCCGACTATTACCACGAGGCGATACGGCCCGACATGCCCAATCCGGACGGGTCCAGTTCCCCGGACGTGGAGGAAAAATATCGCATCTGGGAAGAGCGCTATCTCGAGCTCAAGAACAAGGCGACGCTGATGGTCGCCAAGCAGCGCCACGGCTCGACCGGCAATGTACCGCTGCATTTCCAGAGCGAATTCACCAAGTTCACCTCGCCCGTGATGAAGGACTATTCGAGCTGGGGCGAGGGTTAG
- the rpoZ gene encoding DNA-directed RNA polymerase subunit omega, producing MARVTVEDCVDKVPNRFDLVLLAAQRAREISGGAEMTIDRDRDKNPVVALREIAEQTIKPKDLQEAVVTNLQKILPDDDDEFDEVGSLSQSAEALRITASAPTRSTSIGADFDG from the coding sequence ATGGCGCGCGTTACCGTCGAAGATTGCGTCGACAAAGTTCCCAACCGTTTCGACCTCGTCCTGCTGGCCGCACAGCGCGCTCGCGAAATCTCGGGCGGTGCGGAAATGACGATCGACCGTGATCGCGACAAGAACCCCGTCGTCGCGCTGCGCGAGATTGCCGAGCAGACAATCAAGCCGAAGGACCTTCAGGAAGCGGTCGTCACCAATCTGCAGAAGATCCTGCCGGACGATGACGACGAATTCGATGAAGTCGGCTCGCTCAGCCAGTCGGCAGAGGCGCTGCGCATCACCGCTTCCGCACCGACGCGCTCGACCTCGATCGGGGCCGATTTCGACGGTTGA
- a CDS encoding ParA family protein, translating to MAVVAIYSVKGGVGKTTTSANLAWCSARISKRATLLWDLDAAGGAGFLLGMGAKQKKRAESVFALDRSPAKLIRKSGIPRLDLLPADESIRALDSQLTMIGKKKRLVKLTQALAKDYDRILFDCPPVLNELSAQVMRASDLVIVPIPPSPLSARAFDLVVEEVERHTKVHPPILPVLSMLDMRKALHRSAREENPRWPAIPYASAAEQCAVRQQPVGEFAPTSVAQPAYRSLWTAIERKLVKGKAG from the coding sequence ATGGCAGTCGTTGCGATCTACAGCGTGAAGGGCGGCGTCGGGAAGACGACGACGTCGGCGAACCTTGCCTGGTGCTCGGCGCGCATCTCCAAGCGAGCGACGCTGCTGTGGGATCTGGATGCCGCGGGCGGGGCCGGTTTCCTGCTCGGCATGGGAGCGAAGCAGAAAAAGCGCGCCGAAAGCGTGTTCGCGCTCGATCGCAGCCCGGCCAAGCTGATCCGAAAGAGCGGCATTCCCAGGCTCGACCTTCTGCCCGCCGATGAATCGATCCGCGCGCTCGACAGCCAGTTGACCATGATCGGCAAGAAGAAGCGGCTGGTGAAGCTGACGCAGGCGCTGGCGAAGGATTATGACCGGATCCTGTTCGACTGCCCGCCGGTGCTGAACGAGTTGAGCGCGCAGGTGATGCGCGCCTCCGATCTGGTCATTGTGCCGATCCCGCCCTCGCCGCTGTCGGCCCGCGCCTTCGACCTGGTGGTCGAGGAAGTCGAGCGGCACACCAAGGTGCATCCGCCGATATTGCCGGTGCTGTCGATGCTCGACATGCGCAAGGCCCTTCATCGCAGCGCGCGCGAGGAGAATCCGCGCTGGCCCGCCATTCCCTATGCCAGCGCTGCCGAGCAATGCGCGGTGCGGCAACAGCCGGTCGGCGAATTCGCGCCCACCAGTGTGGCGCAACCAGCCTACAGGTCGCTCTGGACCGCGATCGAACGCAAGCTGGTGAAGGGCAAAGCCGGCTAG
- a CDS encoding UPF0262 family protein: MAQHRISHISLDENTILWRNADIEQERRVAIYDLIEENTFKPVRSNAAGHTGPYRLHLSVQDGRLAMDIRDRDDEELEMLILGLARFRRPIREYFAICDSYYQAIRKATPSEIETIDMARRGVHNHAAELLIERLEGKVETDFPTARRLFTLICVLHIKG, translated from the coding sequence ATGGCCCAGCACCGCATCTCGCATATCTCGCTCGACGAGAACACGATCCTGTGGCGCAATGCCGATATCGAGCAGGAACGGCGGGTCGCGATCTACGATCTGATCGAGGAAAACACCTTCAAGCCGGTCCGCTCCAATGCAGCGGGGCACACCGGACCCTATCGGCTTCATCTGTCGGTCCAAGACGGGCGGCTGGCGATGGATATCCGCGACCGCGACGACGAGGAGCTGGAGATGCTCATTCTCGGCCTCGCCCGCTTTCGCCGCCCGATCCGCGAATATTTCGCCATCTGCGACAGCTATTACCAGGCCATCCGCAAGGCGACCCCGTCCGAGATCGAGACCATCGACATGGCCCGGCGCGGCGTTCACAACCATGCCGCCGAGCTGCTGATCGAGCGGCTGGAAGGCAAGGTCGAAACCGATTTTCCTACCGCGCGGCGGCTCTTCACGCTGATCTGCGTGCTGCACATCAAGGGCTGA
- a CDS encoding sterol desaturase family protein — MQVFGLDAPLAAFAIIAATFVIFAAIEFAVPFRALTQSKPRRWLTNLALFAIDTLALRLLVPVVLVGMAALAETRGWGLFNMLGWPAWLEVTLAILALDLALYLQHWATHRVPLLWRMHRVHHVDRDFDITTAARFHPFEILLSMLYKLAIVTLLGAPVLAVFLFEVVFTMLTIFNHSNTRLPQRIEPAVRALIVTPDMHRVHHSVVERETNSNYGTMLSLWDRLFGTYRAEPEAGQEGVRIGLGEYQDDQPARLGWSLLLPFVSNRRS, encoded by the coding sequence ATGCAGGTTTTCGGCCTCGATGCCCCGCTGGCGGCTTTCGCGATCATCGCGGCGACCTTCGTGATTTTCGCGGCGATCGAGTTCGCCGTGCCGTTCCGCGCGCTGACGCAGTCGAAACCGCGCCGATGGCTGACCAACCTGGCGCTGTTCGCAATCGACACACTGGCGCTGCGCCTGCTGGTGCCGGTGGTGCTGGTCGGCATGGCGGCGCTGGCCGAAACGCGCGGCTGGGGGCTTTTCAATATGCTTGGCTGGCCGGCATGGCTCGAAGTGACGCTGGCGATCCTCGCGCTCGATCTCGCCCTCTACCTCCAGCATTGGGCGACGCACCGCGTCCCGCTGTTGTGGCGCATGCACCGCGTGCACCATGTCGACCGCGATTTCGATATCACGACCGCCGCGCGGTTCCATCCGTTCGAGATCCTACTGTCGATGCTCTACAAGCTGGCCATCGTCACGCTGTTGGGCGCCCCGGTACTGGCGGTGTTCCTGTTCGAAGTGGTCTTCACCATGCTGACGATCTTCAACCATTCGAACACCCGCCTGCCGCAGCGGATCGAACCGGCCGTGCGCGCGCTGATCGTCACGCCCGACATGCACCGTGTGCATCATTCGGTGGTCGAGCGGGAGACCAACAGCAATTACGGGACGATGCTGTCGCTGTGGGACCGGCTCTTCGGCACCTATCGCGCCGAGCCGGAAGCGGGTCAGGAAGGCGTGCGGATCGGCCTCGGCGAATATCAGGATGATCAGCCTGCAAGGCTGGGGTGGAGCCTGCTGCTGCCGTTTGTTTCGAACCGGCGGAGCTAG
- a CDS encoding phospholipase D-like domain-containing protein has translation MHTEPDPVEYSYPEPFCVEAGDHTLTFLPDGVHRFDALLELVQEAQESLHLFYYMFQDDEAGNPVRDALVEAAERGVTVCLVVDRFGTDADKEFFQPIVDAGGSFAFFNPKKSRRYLIRNHQKMAIADREKALVGGFNVSEHYFKPPEENGWCDMGVIVRGPLVEQLLDWYGQIYDWATTPSAQYRAIRTMVRDWEPGDGKYQLLVGGPTSIPSNWARRVKKDLAHASKLDLVMAYFSPPRSFRRLIRRVGERGKVRLVMAAKSDNPATVSAARATYGSMLRAGCEVYEFQPCKLHMKLLVIDDAVYFGSANFDHRSIRLNLELMFRVEDPDLAKMVREFVDGMTEVSEQITYESHKKNRTWLSTLKSYFGWFLVTTVDYTVSSTLNVGSEGAP, from the coding sequence GTGCATACCGAGCCCGATCCGGTCGAATACAGCTATCCCGAACCGTTCTGCGTGGAAGCGGGCGACCATACGCTGACCTTCCTGCCCGACGGGGTGCATCGCTTCGACGCATTGCTGGAGCTTGTCCAGGAAGCACAGGAAAGCCTGCACCTGTTCTACTACATGTTCCAGGATGACGAAGCGGGCAATCCCGTGCGCGATGCGCTGGTGGAAGCCGCCGAGCGCGGCGTGACCGTGTGCCTGGTGGTGGATCGCTTCGGGACCGATGCGGACAAGGAATTTTTCCAGCCGATCGTCGATGCAGGCGGCAGCTTCGCCTTCTTCAACCCCAAGAAGAGTCGGCGCTACCTGATCCGCAACCACCAGAAGATGGCCATAGCCGATCGCGAAAAAGCGCTGGTTGGCGGGTTCAACGTGTCGGAGCACTACTTCAAGCCGCCCGAGGAAAACGGCTGGTGCGACATGGGCGTGATAGTGCGAGGGCCGCTGGTCGAGCAATTGCTCGATTGGTATGGTCAGATCTACGATTGGGCGACCACGCCGTCGGCGCAGTACCGCGCGATCCGCACGATGGTGCGCGACTGGGAGCCGGGGGATGGCAAATACCAGCTGCTGGTCGGCGGCCCGACCTCGATCCCCAGCAACTGGGCGCGCCGGGTGAAGAAGGATCTCGCCCATGCCAGCAAACTCGATCTCGTCATGGCCTATTTCTCCCCGCCGCGCAGTTTCCGGCGCCTGATCCGCCGGGTCGGGGAGCGGGGCAAGGTGCGGCTGGTGATGGCCGCCAAGTCGGACAATCCGGCGACCGTCTCGGCAGCACGCGCGACCTATGGCTCAATGCTGCGGGCGGGCTGCGAGGTCTATGAATTCCAGCCGTGCAAGCTGCACATGAAGCTGCTGGTGATCGACGATGCGGTCTATTTCGGCAGCGCCAATTTCGACCATCGCTCGATCCGCCTCAACCTGGAACTGATGTTCCGTGTCGAGGACCCGGACCTGGCCAAGATGGTGCGCGAATTCGTCGACGGCATGACCGAGGTCTCGGAGCAGATCACCTACGAATCGCACAAGAAGAATCGCACCTGGCTTTCGACCCTGAAGAGCTATTTCGGGTGGTTCCTGGTGACCACGGTCGATTACACCGTCAGCAGCACGCTCAATGTCGGCAGCGAAGGTGCGCCGTAA